A genomic stretch from Hemicordylus capensis ecotype Gifberg chromosome 1, rHemCap1.1.pri, whole genome shotgun sequence includes:
- the SRSF7 gene encoding serine/arginine-rich splicing factor 7 isoform X1 — protein MSRYGRYGGETKVYVGNLGTGAGKGELERAFSYYGPLRTVWIARNPPGFAFVEFEDPRDAEDAVRGLDGKVICGSRVRVELSTGMPRRSRYDRPPARRPFDPNDRCYECGEKGHYAYDCHRYSRRRRSRSRSRSHSRSRGRRYSRSRSRSRGRRSRSVSARRSRSLSPRRSRSVSPRRSRSGSLKRSRSRSRSRSRSRSISRPRSSRSKSRSPSLKRSFDMSHLYPFSINSGRSPSGSPRRSVSPERMD, from the exons AAACCAAAGTGTATGTTGGCAATTTGGGCACTGGTGCTGGTAAAGGAGAGCTTGAGAGAGCTTTCAGCTATTATGGACCGTTACGTACAGTGTGGATTGCGCGAAACCCTCCAGGATTTGCATTTGTTGAGTTTGAAGATCCAAGAGATGCTGAAGATGCAGTTCGTGGTCTAGATGGAAA GGTTATCTGTGGCTCCAGGGTTAGAGTGGAACTCTCCACTGGTATGCCCCGTCGGTCTCGTTATGACAGACCTCCAGCACGGCGGCCATTTGATCCAAATGATAGATGTTATGAATGTGGCGAGAAAGGTCATTATGCTTATGACTGTCATCGCTACAGTCGTCGCAGAAGAAGCAG GTCACGGTCTCGATCTCATTCAAGGTCTAGAGGAAGGAGATATTCTCGCTCACGTAGCCGAAGTCGTGGCAGAAG ATCCAGGTCTGTCTCAGCTCGCAGATCTAGATCACTTTCTCCTCGTAGATCCAGGTCTGTTTCGCCACGCAGATCTCGTTCAGGTTCTTTAAAGAGATCAAG GTCTCGATCTAGATCCAGATCAAGATCTCGATCCATCTCACGGCCCAGAAGCAG CCGCTCTAAATCGAGATCACCATCACTAAAGAGAAG TTTTGATATGAGCCATTTATATCCATTCTCCATTAACTCAGG TCGTTCACCATCAGGAAGCCCTCGAAGGAGTGTGAGCCCTGAAAGAATGGATTAG
- the SRSF7 gene encoding serine/arginine-rich splicing factor 7 isoform X3 yields MSRYGRYGGETKVYVGNLGTGAGKGELERAFSYYGPLRTVWIARNPPGFAFVEFEDPRDAEDAVRGLDGKVICGSRVRVELSTGMPRRSRYDRPPARRPFDPNDRCYECGEKGHYAYDCHRYSRRRRSRSRSRSHSRSRGRRYSRSRSRSRGRRSRSVSARRSRSLSPRRSRSVSPRRSRSGSLKRSRSRSRSRSRSRSISRPRSSRSKSRSPSLKRSLAFQF; encoded by the exons AAACCAAAGTGTATGTTGGCAATTTGGGCACTGGTGCTGGTAAAGGAGAGCTTGAGAGAGCTTTCAGCTATTATGGACCGTTACGTACAGTGTGGATTGCGCGAAACCCTCCAGGATTTGCATTTGTTGAGTTTGAAGATCCAAGAGATGCTGAAGATGCAGTTCGTGGTCTAGATGGAAA GGTTATCTGTGGCTCCAGGGTTAGAGTGGAACTCTCCACTGGTATGCCCCGTCGGTCTCGTTATGACAGACCTCCAGCACGGCGGCCATTTGATCCAAATGATAGATGTTATGAATGTGGCGAGAAAGGTCATTATGCTTATGACTGTCATCGCTACAGTCGTCGCAGAAGAAGCAG GTCACGGTCTCGATCTCATTCAAGGTCTAGAGGAAGGAGATATTCTCGCTCACGTAGCCGAAGTCGTGGCAGAAG ATCCAGGTCTGTCTCAGCTCGCAGATCTAGATCACTTTCTCCTCGTAGATCCAGGTCTGTTTCGCCACGCAGATCTCGTTCAGGTTCTTTAAAGAGATCAAG GTCTCGATCTAGATCCAGATCAAGATCTCGATCCATCTCACGGCCCAGAAGCAG CCGCTCTAAATCGAGATCACCATCACTAAAGAGAAG TCTTGCTTTTCAGTTTTGA
- the SRSF7 gene encoding serine/arginine-rich splicing factor 7 isoform X2 gives MSRYGRYGGETKVYVGNLGTGAGKGELERAFSYYGPLRTVWIARNPPGFAFVEFEDPRDAEDAVRGLDGKVICGSRVRVELSTGMPRRSRYDRPPARRPFDPNDRCYECGEKGHYAYDCHRYSRRRRSRSRSRSHSRSRGRRYSRSRSRSRGRRSRSVSARRSRSLSPRRSRSVSPRRSRSGSLKRSRSRSRSRSRSRSISRPRSSRSKSRSPSLKRSRSPSGSPRRSVSPERMD, from the exons AAACCAAAGTGTATGTTGGCAATTTGGGCACTGGTGCTGGTAAAGGAGAGCTTGAGAGAGCTTTCAGCTATTATGGACCGTTACGTACAGTGTGGATTGCGCGAAACCCTCCAGGATTTGCATTTGTTGAGTTTGAAGATCCAAGAGATGCTGAAGATGCAGTTCGTGGTCTAGATGGAAA GGTTATCTGTGGCTCCAGGGTTAGAGTGGAACTCTCCACTGGTATGCCCCGTCGGTCTCGTTATGACAGACCTCCAGCACGGCGGCCATTTGATCCAAATGATAGATGTTATGAATGTGGCGAGAAAGGTCATTATGCTTATGACTGTCATCGCTACAGTCGTCGCAGAAGAAGCAG GTCACGGTCTCGATCTCATTCAAGGTCTAGAGGAAGGAGATATTCTCGCTCACGTAGCCGAAGTCGTGGCAGAAG ATCCAGGTCTGTCTCAGCTCGCAGATCTAGATCACTTTCTCCTCGTAGATCCAGGTCTGTTTCGCCACGCAGATCTCGTTCAGGTTCTTTAAAGAGATCAAG GTCTCGATCTAGATCCAGATCAAGATCTCGATCCATCTCACGGCCCAGAAGCAG CCGCTCTAAATCGAGATCACCATCACTAAAGAGAAG TCGTTCACCATCAGGAAGCCCTCGAAGGAGTGTGAGCCCTGAAAGAATGGATTAG